CTCACCATCAACATTCAATTGAATGTATGCCGCGGCACTGGCATTGGTTTTGTCAGAAGTCTCGTCATTGTCATCAGCGATGCTCTTAGCATTTTGTACTGGCTGACTAATAGCATGCTCAGCATAGTTAATAATATGCAGCTGTTTGCCTGTATGACGTGCTACGCCATCGATAAAGGCAGATAGCGGACCGTTACCTTTACCATTAACAGCCACTTCTTCACCATGCAAGGTCACTTGACCGTCAAACTCGACCTCACCACCAACGTTTTTCACGCTGTGATCTAACAGCTCATAACCACTGTTTTGTAAGTAAGTCTCTTCAAAGGCGGCCAAGATCTCTTCATTTTTCAACTCACGCGCCACGTCTTCCGCTTTTTGTTGTACCACACGGCTAAAGTCGATTTGCATCCAGCGTGGTAAGTTAAAGCCATAGTTGCGTTTTAGGATGTAAGCCACACCGCCTTTACCTGACTGACTGTTGATGCGTACCACGTCTTGATAGCCGCGGCCAATGTGTGCCGGATCAATTGGCAGATAAGCCACATCCCAGACGTTCTTGGTCTCTTCGCTGTTTTTCTCGTTATAATCCAGTGACTTCTTAATCGCGTCTTGATGCGAGCCACTAAAGGCGGTAAACACTAACTCACCGACGTAAGGATGACGTGGATGTACTGGCAAGTTATTACACTCACTCACCACTTGCACAATACGGTTCATATCACTTAGGTCAAGCTCTGGGTCGACACCTTGGCTGTATAAGTTCATCGCCATAATCATGATGTCCATATTACCGGTACGCTCGCCATTACCCAATAGCGTACCTTCAATACGATCCGCGCCAGCCAATACGCCTAGCTCGGCAGCAGCAACCGCACTACCTCTGTCATTATGAGTATGTAGACTGATAATGACGTGCTCACGGTTCTTAATATGACGGCAGAAGTACTCTACTTGGTCGGCATACACGTTTGGCATAGATGACTCAACCGTTGCTGGCAAGTTAATAATAACCTGCTGACCTTCCTCTGGCTTCCACACTTCATTGACCGCATCAACTACTTCGATGGCATAGTCTGGCTCAGTTTGGCTAAAGCTTTCTGGTGAATACTGGAATACCCACTCAGTGTCTGGATGCTTAGCGGCATGGTCTTGCAGCATTTTTGCGCCTTTAATCGCAATTTGCTTAATCTCTTCTAAGTTCTTAGCATACACTTTGTCGCGTTGTACACGGCTGGTTGAGTTATAAACGTGTACCACTGCACGACGAACACCTTTAAGCGCCTCAAAGGTACGCTCAATCAAATGTTCACGCGCTTGTACCAATACCTGAATGGTCACATCATCTGGAATATGACCTTCTTCGATTAGTTTACGGGCAAAATCAAACTCGACTTGTGCCGCTGAAGGAAAACCAATTTCAATTTCTTTAAAACCAACATCAACCAGCAGTTTAAAGAACTGCATTTTTTGATCAATAGTCATTGGGTCAATCAGTGCTTGGTTACCATCGCGTAAATCAACGCTGGCCCACATAGGTGCCTTCTCAATGGTTTTGTTTGGCCAAGTACGATCGGTTAAGTTTGGTGCAAACGCAAAAGGACGATATTTGCGAAAATCAAACGCATCAAACTTTGGCTTAACTTTAGGTTCTACCTGACTCATGGACTATCCTCTTTGATCTGTTGTCTGTGGTTTAAATGTAGGTAAAGGGGTTATGGAATTACTTATTTTTGCTTATTTGGATAACGCTTAGCAAGCTGAACTCTATTATTAATAATCAAATATAAATACATGAATATTTAATCTAAATAATAGTGCGAGCCGCTTGTTAACCATTACTTCTTTAACTTATCACTATCATATCAAAGTTTTAGAACAATATTCCTGCAAAAAACGTCCTTTTTTAGGCTATAATGAGTGAATATCACTAATTAATTACTAAATACTAGCCCTTTTAACTAATTTACTAACTCTAGGCTTCATATATGACCAAATCATCATCAAAAAAAGAACCCATGACTAGCAAAAGTCATGAGTCATACGAAATGGACGCCACTGATCGTCATATTTTAGAGCTATTACAACAAGATGCACGCATGAGCATTACCGATATCGCTGAAGCGGTGCATCTATCTGCCACGCCCTGCGCACGTCGTATCAAACGCTTAGAAGATGCCGGTATCATCATGGGATACCACACTCAGGTCAATCCACAAAAGCTGGGGTTCAGCTTAGCACTGTATATCGCAGTCAGTATGGACCGACATACTGCTGAACGCTTTGCACAATTTGAAAAAAAGATTCAAAGCTTTGAAGAAGTGGTCAGCTGCAGTATTGTCACCGGGCGCACAGAGGATTATTTGCTTAAAGTAGTGGTGCGAGATATGGCGCACTATGAAGAGTTTTTGTTGCACCGTTTGAACCGTATTGAAGGCGTCAGTCAAGTGCATACCAGCTTTGAGCTACGTCAGGTATTTACCCGCAATATTTTGTCCTGATAGGCACAATCCCAATGAAGCAACTTAAGCCTAATTAGCCAGACAATCTGACTCGCTAAACAGCTAACAGGCTTAAGCGCGAGTGGCATCGTCCATATCATCACGCTTTTCTGGCAGACGATTTGAAGCAACTTGATAGAATAATGCGGCCAGTAACACAATGCTAATTGGCACAAACATCGCCGCATAGCCAAATTTAAAATAAGCATAGGCACCAACCACGCCGCCACCACAGAAGCAATACCAAATAATCGCTTGAAAGCCCAAGGTCAGCTTGTTAATCGGGCGTCCTGCCAGCCAGTTGCCTATCGCAGCGCCCATATCTGAGGTCAAACCTGTCAAGTGAGTGGTACGAATAACCGCGCCACTATAGGTCGCTACCATCGCGTTTTGCAGGCCACACGCAGCGGCCGCCATTAACTGGCCTAAATAATCATGATGGAAAAACAACAGAAAGCTAAGCACCAATAATGCCGCTTCAACACCTAGCGCCACACCATATTGACGACCTAGACTCAAAGAGCGCTGTCCGATTAACAGACCACTTAAAATAGCGCCGGCCAAAAATGACAGTAATGAAGCCCCAATAAACAACACCGATGACCACTCTAATCGAGCCATCGCTGCTGAAAACAAACTTACGTTTCCAGTCACGTGCGATACAGATAAGTTGGTAAATCCACTTAAGGCAATAATATTGACACTGCCCGCACTGAAAGCCAAAATCGCACCACCAATTAAAATCCAACGAGGTAATTTGGTTATCATATGCCCTACTTTTTAGTTTGTATGCTAAAAATAAAAACCAATATCAACGTTAAAATGTCAGCCTAAGATGCTGATTGCCCTAGCAAGCTCACACGCGCATCATTGAACATATCCATATCTGGCGCCAGTGTTCGCATAAAACGATCAAAATACAACATTTGCTTGGTGAGCAGCGCAAAATCACGCGGGAAGTGAATGCCATGACGTTTGCCCACTTCGACAATCTCTAGCATCATTTTGTTT
Above is a window of Psychrobacter sp. FDAARGOS_221 DNA encoding:
- a CDS encoding YoaK family protein encodes the protein MITKLPRWILIGGAILAFSAGSVNIIALSGFTNLSVSHVTGNVSLFSAAMARLEWSSVLFIGASLLSFLAGAILSGLLIGQRSLSLGRQYGVALGVEAALLVLSFLLFFHHDYLGQLMAAAACGLQNAMVATYSGAVIRTTHLTGLTSDMGAAIGNWLAGRPINKLTLGFQAIIWYCFCGGGVVGAYAYFKFGYAAMFVPISIVLLAALFYQVASNRLPEKRDDMDDATRA
- a CDS encoding Lrp/AsnC family transcriptional regulator, which produces MTSKSHESYEMDATDRHILELLQQDARMSITDIAEAVHLSATPCARRIKRLEDAGIIMGYHTQVNPQKLGFSLALYIAVSMDRHTAERFAQFEKKIQSFEEVVSCSIVTGRTEDYLLKVVVRDMAHYEEFLLHRLNRIEGVSQVHTSFELRQVFTRNILS
- the leuA gene encoding 2-isopropylmalate synthase — its product is MSQVEPKVKPKFDAFDFRKYRPFAFAPNLTDRTWPNKTIEKAPMWASVDLRDGNQALIDPMTIDQKMQFFKLLVDVGFKEIEIGFPSAAQVEFDFARKLIEEGHIPDDVTIQVLVQAREHLIERTFEALKGVRRAVVHVYNSTSRVQRDKVYAKNLEEIKQIAIKGAKMLQDHAAKHPDTEWVFQYSPESFSQTEPDYAIEVVDAVNEVWKPEEGQQVIINLPATVESSMPNVYADQVEYFCRHIKNREHVIISLHTHNDRGSAVAAAELGVLAGADRIEGTLLGNGERTGNMDIMIMAMNLYSQGVDPELDLSDMNRIVQVVSECNNLPVHPRHPYVGELVFTAFSGSHQDAIKKSLDYNEKNSEETKNVWDVAYLPIDPAHIGRGYQDVVRINSQSGKGGVAYILKRNYGFNLPRWMQIDFSRVVQQKAEDVARELKNEEILAAFEETYLQNSGYELLDHSVKNVGGEVEFDGQVTLHGEEVAVNGKGNGPLSAFIDGVARHTGKQLHIINYAEHAISQPVQNAKSIADDNDETSDKTNASAAAYIQLNVDGEIYSGIGTHTSTVSAMLKGALSALSQAV